From one Brevibacterium sp. 'Marine' genomic stretch:
- a CDS encoding amino acid permease produces MGMPAASANDERRLRRGLKSRHLQMIAIGGAIGTGLFLGSGGTISQAGPGGALLAYAAIGIMVLFVMQSLGEMSTHLPVAGSFHTYGTKYVSPSFGFAMGWNYWFNWAITLAAELVAAGVIMSFWFPDVPSWIWAAVFLVLLAGLNFLSAKAFGEGEFWFAAIKVTAVLAFLVLGVLMIAGILGGTAPGVSNWTTGEAPFVGGWMSVISVFMIAGFSFQGTELVGVTAGESENPRKDMPRAIRTVFWRIMLFYIGAIAVIGFLLPYTDPSLLASANNEDITASPFTLVFERAGIAVAAGMMNAVILTAILSAGNSGLYASTRMLYAMAKEGTAPRLFARLNERGVPVMALLATAMIGLFGFLTEIMGDGGAYTWLINVSGLSGFIVWVGIAWCHFRFRRAYVRQGHAVADLPYRAPLFPIGPIVALIMLIVVIIGQNVQAVVGGQLLQVASAYAGLPAFLLLWLIHRIVTGRRSRMVALDEMDVEGLEIKAS; encoded by the coding sequence ATGGGAATGCCAGCCGCCTCGGCGAATGACGAACGCCGACTCCGACGGGGACTGAAGTCTCGCCACCTGCAGATGATCGCCATCGGCGGTGCCATCGGCACCGGGCTCTTCCTCGGCTCCGGCGGCACGATCTCACAGGCCGGCCCCGGCGGTGCCCTGCTGGCCTACGCCGCGATCGGCATCATGGTCCTCTTCGTCATGCAGTCCCTCGGTGAGATGTCGACCCACCTGCCCGTGGCCGGATCGTTCCACACCTACGGCACCAAATACGTCAGTCCCTCATTCGGCTTCGCCATGGGCTGGAACTACTGGTTCAACTGGGCGATCACCCTGGCCGCCGAACTCGTCGCCGCCGGCGTCATCATGTCCTTCTGGTTCCCCGACGTGCCGTCGTGGATCTGGGCGGCGGTCTTCCTCGTCCTGCTGGCCGGACTGAACTTCCTGTCCGCGAAGGCCTTCGGCGAAGGCGAATTCTGGTTCGCGGCCATCAAGGTCACCGCCGTGCTTGCCTTCCTCGTCCTCGGTGTGCTCATGATCGCCGGCATCCTCGGCGGAACCGCACCCGGGGTGAGCAACTGGACGACGGGTGAGGCTCCGTTCGTCGGCGGGTGGATGTCGGTCATCAGTGTCTTCATGATCGCCGGGTTCTCCTTCCAGGGCACGGAACTCGTCGGCGTCACCGCGGGGGAGTCGGAGAATCCGCGCAAGGACATGCCGCGCGCCATCCGCACCGTGTTCTGGCGCATCATGCTCTTCTACATCGGCGCCATCGCCGTCATCGGCTTCCTCCTGCCCTATACCGACCCCTCCCTGCTGGCCTCGGCGAACAATGAGGACATCACGGCCTCACCGTTCACTCTCGTCTTCGAACGCGCCGGCATCGCCGTGGCCGCCGGAATGATGAATGCCGTCATCCTCACCGCGATCCTCTCCGCCGGCAACTCCGGCCTCTATGCCTCCACCCGCATGCTCTACGCCATGGCGAAAGAGGGGACCGCGCCGAGGCTGTTCGCCCGCCTCAACGAACGCGGAGTGCCCGTCATGGCACTGCTGGCCACCGCCATGATCGGACTCTTCGGATTCCTCACCGAGATCATGGGTGACGGTGGGGCCTATACCTGGCTGATCAACGTCTCCGGGCTCTCCGGCTTCATCGTCTGGGTCGGCATCGCCTGGTGCCACTTCCGGTTCCGCAGGGCCTATGTGCGACAGGGCCATGCCGTCGCGGACCTGCCGTACCGGGCGCCGCTGTTCCCGATCGGCCCGATCGTCGCGCTGATTATGCTCATCGTCGTCATCATCGGCCAGAATGTGCAGGCCGTCGTGGGCGGGCAGCTGCTCCAGGTCGCCAGCGCCTATGCCGGGCTTCCGGCGTTCCTGCTTCTGTGGCTCATCCACCGCATCGTCACCGGTCGGCGCTCACGCATGGTCGCCCTCGATGAGATGGATGTCGAGGGGCTCGAGATCAAGGCTTCCTGA
- a CDS encoding NUDIX domain-containing protein translates to MHFSEYDTRLAGYAVIVNDDDEILLSWFNGGKDRLHAIWTLPGGGIEFDESIEAGTLREIKEETGFDAELVRPLTTHSFTEPRRNPAFSDSTDRPFKGVRVVYEARIIGGTLGTLEVDGTTDRAEWLPITSLPNVRHARIIDIGLDAWRAAV, encoded by the coding sequence ATGCACTTCTCCGAATACGACACCCGACTTGCCGGTTACGCGGTCATCGTCAATGACGACGACGAAATCCTCCTCAGCTGGTTCAACGGCGGAAAGGACCGCCTGCACGCGATCTGGACGCTGCCCGGAGGCGGAATCGAGTTCGACGAAAGCATCGAAGCGGGCACACTCCGGGAGATCAAAGAGGAGACCGGGTTCGACGCTGAACTGGTCCGCCCCTTGACCACTCATTCCTTCACAGAGCCTCGCCGCAATCCGGCCTTCAGCGATTCGACGGATCGTCCCTTCAAAGGCGTTCGGGTCGTCTACGAGGCGCGGATCATCGGCGGCACCTTGGGCACCCTCGAAGTCGATGGGACGACGGATAGGGCGGAATGGCTGCCGATCACTTCGCTGCCGAACGTCCGGCACGCCCGCATCATCGACATCGGCCTCGATGCGTGGCGTGCCGCCGTGTGA
- a CDS encoding iron chelate uptake ABC transporter family permease subunit codes for MRSTNLAVPERTLTAHPNALPGERVDFGRPMLRVFGFRIDMRVVITAGIITLLALACGFAGLMLGKFSVTPTEVFQGLFGAADKRIVNTVVGEWRAPRIIAGIVLGAGLGVSGAVFQSLTRNPLGSPDIIGFSTGAYTGGIVTIIVFGTSFVSTAAGAIIGGLLTAVVVYLLTWKGGVQGFRLIIVGIALTAMLNAFNTWLIMRADLELAMAAATWGAGTLNGMSWSTIVPAAVAVIVLGLACGLFSRDLGTLELGDDTAKALGVRNEPIRAVLIVIAVALVAVVTAAAGPIAFVALAAPQIGRRIARAQGTSLLTSAAVGALLLIAADLVAQHAFGDIQLPVGVITVSIGGIYLIWLLIHEARKAS; via the coding sequence GTGAGATCCACCAACCTCGCGGTTCCCGAACGCACCCTCACCGCGCATCCGAACGCCCTGCCGGGGGAGAGGGTCGATTTCGGTCGTCCCATGCTGCGCGTCTTCGGATTCCGCATCGACATGAGGGTCGTCATCACTGCCGGAATCATCACTCTTCTCGCTCTGGCCTGCGGTTTCGCCGGTCTCATGCTCGGCAAGTTCTCGGTGACTCCGACCGAAGTCTTCCAAGGGCTGTTCGGTGCAGCAGACAAGCGCATCGTCAACACCGTCGTCGGAGAATGGCGGGCGCCGCGCATCATCGCCGGAATCGTCCTGGGCGCCGGACTCGGAGTCTCCGGAGCGGTGTTCCAATCGCTGACGCGCAACCCACTCGGCTCTCCGGACATCATCGGCTTCTCCACAGGTGCCTACACCGGAGGCATCGTCACGATCATCGTCTTCGGCACGAGCTTCGTCTCCACTGCGGCAGGTGCGATCATCGGCGGGCTGCTCACCGCAGTGGTCGTCTACCTGCTCACCTGGAAAGGCGGGGTGCAGGGGTTCAGGCTCATCATCGTCGGAATCGCGCTGACAGCGATGCTCAACGCCTTCAACACCTGGCTGATCATGCGTGCCGATCTCGAGCTCGCGATGGCCGCGGCCACCTGGGGCGCCGGCACCCTCAACGGAATGAGCTGGTCGACGATCGTCCCTGCGGCCGTGGCCGTGATCGTCCTCGGACTGGCCTGCGGACTCTTCTCCAGAGATCTCGGAACCTTGGAACTCGGCGATGATACGGCGAAGGCATTGGGTGTGCGCAATGAGCCCATCCGTGCCGTGCTCATCGTCATCGCCGTCGCCCTCGTCGCCGTGGTCACAGCCGCCGCCGGCCCGATCGCCTTCGTGGCCCTGGCCGCCCCGCAGATCGGACGGCGAATCGCTCGGGCACAAGGCACCAGCCTGCTGACGTCGGCGGCTGTCGGAGCGCTGCTCCTCATCGCCGCCGATCTCGTCGCCCAGCATGCGTTCGGCGACATCCAGCTGCCCGTCGGCGTGATCACCGTGAGCATCGGCGGCATCTACCTCATCTGGCTCCTCATCCACGAAGCTCGGAAGGCATCATGA
- a CDS encoding sulfurtransferase has translation MSTAIPADPAQKFAEYADGTRLVSTDWVAEHAGDPGLVIVESDEDVLLYETGHIPGAVKVDWHTELNDPVTRDYVDGEGFAALMSAKGISRDDTIVVYGDKSNWWAAYALWVFTLFGHEDVRLMDGGRAKWQAEGREMTTEKPQPAPTEYPVVDRDDSVIRAFLPEVRNSLGDVPLIDVRSPEEYTGERTHMPAYPEEGALRGGHIPGAKSMPWGKAANEDGTFKSAAELKELYTEQAGLGTSDEVIAYCRIGERSSHTWFVLKHLLGYSNVRNYDGSWTEWGNVVGVPIVTGAEPGEVPGR, from the coding sequence GTGAGCACTGCGATCCCGGCCGATCCCGCACAGAAGTTCGCCGAATACGCGGACGGAACCCGACTGGTCAGCACCGACTGGGTGGCCGAGCATGCAGGCGATCCCGGACTCGTCATCGTCGAAAGCGACGAAGACGTGCTACTCTACGAAACCGGACACATTCCGGGAGCGGTCAAGGTCGATTGGCACACGGAACTCAACGATCCCGTCACCCGTGACTACGTCGACGGCGAGGGATTCGCCGCGCTCATGTCCGCCAAAGGCATTTCCCGCGATGACACCATCGTCGTCTACGGCGACAAGTCCAACTGGTGGGCGGCCTACGCGCTGTGGGTCTTCACTCTCTTCGGTCACGAAGACGTCCGGCTCATGGACGGCGGTCGTGCGAAATGGCAGGCCGAAGGCCGTGAGATGACCACGGAGAAGCCGCAGCCCGCACCCACCGAATACCCTGTCGTCGACCGCGACGATTCCGTCATCCGGGCCTTCCTGCCCGAGGTTCGCAACAGCCTCGGCGATGTGCCGCTCATCGATGTGCGCAGCCCGGAGGAATACACCGGCGAACGCACCCATATGCCCGCCTACCCGGAGGAAGGCGCACTGCGCGGCGGCCATATCCCCGGCGCGAAGTCGATGCCGTGGGGCAAGGCGGCCAACGAAGACGGCACCTTCAAGTCCGCAGCCGAACTCAAGGAGCTCTACACCGAACAGGCGGGACTGGGCACCAGCGATGAGGTCATCGCCTACTGCCGGATCGGCGAACGCTCCAGCCACACCTGGTTCGTCCTCAAGCACCTCCTCGGATACAGCAACGTGCGCAACTACGACGGCTCCTGGACCGAATGGGGCAATGTCGTCGGCGTGCCGATCGTCACCGGAGCCGAACCCGGAGAGGTGCCCGGACGCTGA
- a CDS encoding ABC transporter ATP-binding protein, translated as MSNPNAASTVSPLIAESLDLAYDQRQIVSDLDVSIPDGKFSIIVGPNACGKSTLLRALARLLPPAKGTVLLDGNNIEKMKTKKIAQRLGLLPQSSIAPDGITVAELVSRGRHPHQSFLRQWTDADEAAVLSALRATNTEELSSRLVDELSGGQRQRVWVAMVLAQETSLLLLDEPTTFLDVAYQIELLDLFSQLNHEYGHTLVAVLHDLNQACRYADEIIAMKNGAIVAQGPPEAIITSELVHEVFGIDCTVIDDPVTGAPMIVAGTPKKTFAQR; from the coding sequence ATGAGCAATCCCAACGCTGCGAGCACAGTCTCCCCGCTGATCGCCGAGAGCCTCGATCTGGCCTATGACCAGCGCCAGATCGTCAGCGATCTCGATGTGAGCATTCCCGATGGAAAGTTCTCGATCATCGTCGGCCCCAATGCCTGCGGCAAGTCGACATTGCTGCGCGCTCTCGCACGGCTGCTGCCGCCGGCGAAGGGCACTGTGCTTCTCGACGGGAACAATATCGAGAAGATGAAGACGAAGAAGATCGCCCAACGGCTCGGTCTTCTCCCGCAGTCATCCATCGCCCCGGACGGGATCACGGTCGCCGAGCTCGTCTCCCGTGGACGGCACCCTCACCAGTCGTTCCTGCGCCAGTGGACCGACGCCGATGAAGCCGCTGTGCTGTCGGCGCTGCGGGCGACGAACACCGAAGAGCTGTCCTCACGGCTCGTCGACGAACTCTCCGGTGGTCAGCGCCAACGCGTCTGGGTGGCCATGGTGCTCGCCCAGGAGACATCCCTCCTGCTGCTCGACGAACCGACGACCTTCCTCGACGTCGCCTACCAGATCGAGCTGCTCGACCTGTTCTCGCAGCTCAATCACGAATACGGACATACGCTGGTCGCCGTCCTCCACGACCTCAACCAGGCCTGTCGGTACGCCGACGAGATCATCGCCATGAAGAACGGCGCCATCGTCGCTCAGGGGCCGCCGGAGGCGATCATCACCTCGGAGCTCGTCCATGAGGTCTTCGGCATCGACTGCACGGTCATCGACGATCCGGTCACTGGTGCTCCGATGATCGTGGCTGGAACACCGAAGAAGACCTTCGCTCAACGCTGA
- a CDS encoding META domain-containing protein yields MTQELVGRWVAESNERAFLEFSEDGSLRGSDGANNLVTTWSAEPEGLMIKSSMTTLKAAPGMLTWVPKARRVEPDGDRLRLFDAADNHLGDLHRQPPGPTHQLGGR; encoded by the coding sequence ATGACACAGGAACTCGTCGGCCGCTGGGTGGCTGAGTCGAACGAACGGGCCTTCCTCGAGTTCTCCGAGGACGGTTCGCTGCGAGGTAGTGACGGCGCCAACAACCTCGTGACCACTTGGTCGGCCGAACCAGAGGGCCTCATGATCAAGTCCTCGATGACGACGCTCAAGGCCGCTCCCGGAATGCTCACCTGGGTGCCCAAAGCCAGGAGGGTCGAACCCGACGGCGACCGTCTGCGGCTCTTCGACGCTGCGGACAACCACCTCGGCGACCTTCATCGTCAGCCGCCAGGACCCACGCATCAGCTCGGCGGTCGTTAG
- a CDS encoding DUF808 domain-containing protein — MAGGLIALLDDVAALVRLSAASLDDVGAGASRAGAKAAGVVIDDAAVTPKFVEGVDPKRELPIIQRIAVGSLFNKLIIILPIILLLSQFLPWLLTPLLMIGGTYLCYEGAEKIFEKLGWIAHHEKETPAAEQSTDGKAAEKKVVRSAITTDFVLSCEIMVIALNEVAAESLTSRAVILAIVGVAITLGVYGVVALIVKMDDIGLHMAKKDSPGQQKFGRFLVRAMPKLLALLSVVGTFAMLWVGGHIILVGTDELGFHALYGFVHHLEEPVAAIAAVGGFLGWLVNTFFSLILGAIWGGTVVAVIFGAKAVFTGKKNTQNQR; from the coding sequence ATGGCCGGGGGCCTGATCGCGCTCCTCGACGACGTCGCCGCACTCGTCAGACTCTCGGCGGCCAGCCTCGACGATGTCGGAGCGGGCGCATCGCGAGCCGGCGCGAAAGCCGCGGGAGTCGTCATCGACGATGCGGCGGTGACCCCGAAGTTCGTCGAGGGGGTGGACCCGAAACGCGAGCTTCCGATCATCCAGCGCATCGCTGTGGGATCGCTGTTCAACAAGCTCATCATCATTCTCCCGATCATTCTGCTGCTCAGCCAGTTCCTGCCCTGGCTCCTCACCCCGCTGCTCATGATCGGCGGCACCTACCTCTGTTATGAGGGCGCCGAGAAGATCTTCGAGAAACTCGGCTGGATCGCCCACCATGAGAAAGAGACCCCGGCCGCCGAACAGTCGACCGATGGCAAGGCGGCAGAGAAGAAGGTCGTCCGGTCGGCCATCACCACCGATTTCGTCCTCAGCTGCGAGATCATGGTCATCGCCCTCAACGAGGTGGCCGCCGAGTCCCTGACCAGCCGTGCCGTCATCCTCGCCATCGTCGGCGTTGCGATCACCCTCGGCGTCTACGGCGTCGTCGCACTCATCGTGAAGATGGATGACATCGGGCTGCATATGGCGAAGAAGGACTCCCCCGGGCAGCAGAAGTTCGGACGGTTCCTCGTCCGGGCCATGCCGAAGCTGCTCGCACTGCTCTCCGTCGTCGGCACCTTCGCCATGCTGTGGGTCGGCGGCCACATCATCCTCGTCGGCACCGACGAGCTCGGGTTCCACGCCCTCTACGGCTTCGTCCACCACCTCGAAGAACCCGTCGCCGCGATCGCAGCCGTCGGCGGCTTCCTGGGCTGGCTGGTCAACACGTTCTTCTCCCTCATCCTCGGCGCGATCTGGGGAGGGACCGTCGTCGCAGTGATCTTCGGCGCCAAGGCCGTGTTCACGGGGAAGAAGAACACGCAGAATCAGCGTTGA
- a CDS encoding SRPBCC family protein — translation MSEQPQTPNDRLVRTRTIPASVDQIFTLLSDPRRHHETEPGDWVRGAIDGAPITEIGQVFSMDMYLDVVGGAYRIDNTVTAFDPPHAIAWDPGQADESGRVVPGGWRWRYDLTETDSGTEVALTYDWSATTDATREEFGGFPPFPAEFLDASLESLERAVTG, via the coding sequence ATGAGCGAACAGCCGCAGACGCCGAATGACAGGCTCGTCCGTACCCGCACGATCCCCGCCTCCGTCGACCAGATCTTCACACTGCTGTCCGATCCGCGACGCCACCATGAGACCGAACCCGGCGACTGGGTCCGCGGCGCCATCGACGGCGCCCCCATCACGGAAATCGGTCAGGTGTTCTCCATGGACATGTATCTCGACGTCGTGGGCGGGGCCTACCGCATCGACAACACCGTCACCGCCTTCGATCCTCCGCACGCCATCGCCTGGGATCCAGGCCAAGCCGACGAATCCGGACGGGTCGTCCCCGGCGGGTGGCGGTGGCGCTACGACCTCACCGAGACCGATTCCGGCACCGAGGTGGCTCTGACCTATGATTGGTCCGCAACGACGGACGCCACCCGGGAGGAGTTCGGCGGCTTCCCTCCGTTCCCTGCCGAATTCCTCGACGCCTCACTGGAGAGCCTCGAACGTGCCGTCACGGGCTAG
- a CDS encoding META domain-containing protein: MPNHTTLRTPAPARPASRLALGLAALALTLPLAACDTGVDPRNPDSSSPTESSETASPGEEASDLDPTGRWTSPEKGDPFLEFAEDGSLEGSDGCNAIVTSWKVEGDEIAIDSFMTTQKACAGVDTWLSKASTATIEGDVMKVKDSNGKVIGGLEKED; the protein is encoded by the coding sequence ATGCCGAACCACACAACCCTTCGCACTCCGGCCCCTGCACGACCCGCTTCGAGGCTCGCGCTCGGACTTGCCGCACTTGCTCTCACTTTGCCCCTGGCAGCGTGCGACACCGGCGTCGACCCACGAAATCCCGATTCCTCCTCCCCCACTGAATCCAGCGAAACTGCGTCGCCCGGCGAAGAAGCCTCTGACCTCGATCCCACCGGCAGGTGGACCTCACCGGAGAAGGGCGACCCGTTCCTCGAATTCGCCGAAGACGGCTCGCTCGAAGGATCGGACGGCTGCAATGCGATCGTCACCAGCTGGAAGGTCGAAGGCGATGAGATCGCCATCGATTCCTTCATGACCACTCAGAAGGCGTGCGCCGGTGTCGACACCTGGCTGAGCAAGGCCTCGACTGCGACCATCGAAGGCGATGTCATGAAGGTCAAGGACAGCAACGGCAAAGTCATCGGCGGACTCGAGAAAGAAGACTAA
- a CDS encoding iron chelate uptake ABC transporter family permease subunit, producing MTGSATSAEAKPHTDTSHPAGGGLRIRRVLGLVAAIIALILVIAASLAIGARDMPISEVLGAFFAPTGSDDQLVVLELRLPRTVLGILVGMGLGLAGGLIQALTRNPLADPGILGVNAGASLAITIGVAFFGISSITGYIWFAFAGALVATVGVYVIGSAGRSRTVDPIRLTLAGVAVAAVLTGLTKAILLTNERAFDAFRSWDVGAIAGRDFDTITAILPFIVIGTVLALALSHSLNAVALGDDLAASLGTSVNRTRVLSILAVTLLAGAATAAAGPIGFIGLMIPHIARWIVGPDQRWILGYSLVLAPILLLASDVIGRVVMKPGELQVGVVTAFVGAPVLIALVRRKKASGL from the coding sequence ATGACCGGTTCCGCCACCTCTGCCGAGGCGAAACCGCATACCGACACCAGTCATCCGGCCGGTGGCGGCCTGCGGATCAGGCGAGTGCTGGGGCTGGTCGCAGCGATCATCGCGCTGATTCTCGTGATCGCAGCGTCTCTGGCCATCGGCGCCAGGGACATGCCGATCTCGGAGGTCCTCGGAGCCTTCTTCGCCCCCACCGGCAGCGACGATCAGCTCGTCGTCCTCGAACTGCGCCTGCCGCGCACAGTGCTCGGCATCCTCGTCGGCATGGGGCTGGGTCTGGCCGGTGGACTCATCCAAGCTCTCACGCGCAACCCGCTGGCCGACCCGGGCATCCTCGGCGTCAATGCCGGAGCGTCCCTGGCGATCACGATCGGGGTCGCGTTCTTCGGTATCTCCTCGATCACCGGATACATCTGGTTCGCCTTCGCCGGTGCCCTCGTCGCCACCGTCGGGGTCTATGTCATCGGGTCCGCGGGCCGCAGCCGCACGGTCGATCCGATCCGCTTGACCCTGGCCGGAGTCGCCGTCGCCGCGGTCCTCACCGGGCTGACCAAAGCGATCCTGCTGACCAACGAACGCGCCTTCGATGCGTTCCGATCCTGGGATGTCGGTGCGATCGCCGGCCGTGATTTCGATACGATCACCGCGATCCTGCCGTTCATCGTCATCGGCACCGTGCTGGCTCTGGCGCTGTCCCACTCACTCAACGCCGTGGCCCTCGGCGATGACTTGGCCGCTAGTCTCGGCACCTCGGTCAACCGCACCCGAGTGCTCTCCATCCTCGCCGTGACCCTCCTGGCCGGAGCGGCCACGGCCGCGGCCGGGCCGATCGGATTCATCGGTCTGATGATTCCGCACATCGCGCGGTGGATCGTCGGTCCCGACCAGCGCTGGATCCTCGGCTACTCACTCGTCCTGGCACCCATTCTGCTCCTGGCCTCGGACGTCATCGGCAGAGTCGTGATGAAGCCCGGCGAACTCCAAGTCGGAGTCGTCACCGCGTTCGTCGGTGCACCAGTGCTCATCGCCCTTGTTCGACGGAAGAAAGCGAGCGGTCTGTGA
- a CDS encoding ABC transporter substrate-binding protein, with product MRRILAPVIASVLVLAGCGGGGAAEEASGPTVDTKFGAVEVPAEPQKVVALGWGDAETALALGVQPVGASDWVEFGGKGVGPWAEDLYDEAPEIIATMEPDYEAIAALEPDVILDTNSSGEKERYDRLSEIAPTVGVPEGGDNYLTTMDQQVELVSQALGKDDDGKKLLDDLEKSYADAREAHPEFQDKSVTVAAKTAEGWGAYVEESGRVQVMKQLGFKQSETIAGMKAEGFSVPISEENLDQLDADLLLTFPIYIEDADVTGDAAYKRIPAVKDGHDLVLTNENDDIRKAFSLNSILSAQYTAEKLPDLIADKVK from the coding sequence ATGCGCCGTATTCTCGCCCCAGTGATCGCCTCCGTCCTCGTCCTCGCCGGCTGCGGCGGAGGAGGTGCCGCCGAGGAGGCCTCCGGGCCCACCGTTGACACGAAGTTCGGTGCCGTCGAGGTGCCCGCCGAACCGCAGAAGGTCGTGGCTCTCGGGTGGGGCGATGCCGAGACCGCCCTGGCGCTCGGAGTCCAGCCCGTCGGTGCCTCCGACTGGGTCGAATTCGGCGGCAAGGGAGTCGGTCCGTGGGCCGAGGACCTCTATGATGAGGCGCCGGAGATCATCGCGACGATGGAACCCGATTACGAGGCCATTGCCGCGCTCGAGCCCGACGTCATCCTCGATACGAACAGCTCCGGTGAGAAGGAGCGCTACGACCGTCTCTCCGAGATCGCCCCGACGGTCGGAGTTCCCGAAGGCGGCGACAACTACCTGACGACGATGGACCAGCAGGTCGAACTCGTCTCCCAGGCGCTGGGCAAGGACGACGACGGGAAGAAGCTGCTCGACGACCTCGAGAAGTCCTACGCGGATGCGCGCGAAGCTCATCCCGAGTTCCAGGACAAGTCCGTGACCGTGGCGGCGAAGACCGCTGAGGGATGGGGCGCCTACGTCGAGGAATCAGGTCGCGTGCAGGTCATGAAGCAGCTCGGCTTCAAGCAGTCCGAGACGATAGCCGGAATGAAGGCCGAGGGCTTCTCCGTGCCGATCTCCGAGGAGAACCTCGATCAGCTCGACGCGGACCTGCTTCTGACATTCCCGATCTACATCGAGGACGCCGATGTCACCGGCGATGCCGCCTACAAGCGCATCCCGGCCGTCAAGGACGGGCACGACCTCGTTCTGACCAACGAGAACGACGACATCCGCAAGGCATTCTCGCTCAACTCGATCCTCTCGGCACAGTACACGGCGGAGAAGCTCCCGGATCTCATCGCCGACAAGGTGAAGTGA
- a CDS encoding SufE family protein: MAETTTPKTDDLPEALAEIVTDFAETPADDRLQVLLEFATDLPDLPEKYTDHPELLEPVPECQSPIFLVTEVADPEAGEQAEVRLHFSAPPEAPTTRGFAGILHEGLDGASAGAILSVPADLPLRLSMSEVVSPLRLRGMSGMLSRIQRQVSERIGKITAE, from the coding sequence ATGGCGGAGACGACGACACCCAAGACCGACGACCTGCCGGAGGCGCTGGCAGAGATCGTCACAGACTTCGCCGAAACCCCGGCCGACGACCGCCTCCAGGTGCTGCTGGAGTTCGCGACGGACCTGCCCGACCTGCCGGAGAAGTACACCGACCACCCGGAGCTGCTCGAGCCCGTGCCCGAGTGCCAGTCTCCGATCTTCCTCGTCACCGAGGTGGCCGACCCCGAGGCGGGGGAGCAGGCGGAAGTTCGCCTGCACTTCTCCGCTCCTCCGGAAGCGCCGACGACACGAGGCTTCGCCGGAATCCTGCACGAAGGGCTCGACGGAGCCAGCGCCGGGGCGATCCTGTCGGTTCCCGCCGACCTGCCCCTGCGGCTGTCGATGTCGGAGGTCGTCAGCCCGCTGAGGCTGCGCGGAATGAGCGGAATGCTCTCCCGGATCCAGCGACAGGTGTCCGAGAGGATCGGCAAGATCACAGCGGAGTGA
- a CDS encoding alpha/beta fold hydrolase, protein MTTINSTRVGESGRLVVFLHGLFGRGKNFTRIAKDIEPDFSSLLVDLPNHGESEWTETFDYVELADAVAAHIAEAVAPDDQPVHVVGHSLGGKVAMVLALRHPDLVDRLVVVDIGPNAGGSTGVFDHLLSSLAALDLDRIESRTEADEELRDPIPEAAIRGFLLQNLRPTSTGYSWQPNLALLHSSLDVIGDFPDMGETVFDHRVLWVAGEKSDYVDRDDLPQMRSLFPRTTLLTVKGSGHWVHSEKPREFVSALTAFLSRP, encoded by the coding sequence GTGACCACCATCAACAGCACTCGCGTCGGCGAATCCGGGCGCCTGGTCGTCTTCCTCCACGGGCTGTTCGGCCGAGGCAAGAACTTCACCCGCATCGCCAAGGACATCGAGCCCGATTTCTCCAGCCTGCTGGTCGACCTGCCCAACCACGGCGAGTCCGAATGGACCGAGACCTTCGACTACGTCGAGCTCGCCGATGCCGTGGCGGCCCATATCGCCGAGGCGGTCGCCCCCGATGATCAGCCCGTGCACGTGGTCGGACATTCCCTGGGCGGAAAGGTCGCGATGGTGCTCGCCCTGCGACACCCGGATCTCGTCGACCGGCTCGTCGTCGTCGACATCGGCCCCAACGCCGGCGGGTCCACCGGAGTCTTCGACCACCTGCTCTCCAGCCTCGCCGCCCTCGATCTCGACCGGATCGAATCACGCACCGAGGCTGATGAGGAACTTCGGGACCCGATCCCCGAGGCCGCGATCAGGGGATTCCTGCTGCAGAACCTGCGCCCCACCTCGACGGGGTATTCCTGGCAGCCCAACCTGGCGCTGCTGCACTCGAGCCTCGATGTCATCGGGGACTTCCCGGACATGGGCGAGACCGTGTTCGACCATCGCGTCCTCTGGGTCGCCGGTGAGAAATCGGACTACGTCGACCGTGACGACCTGCCGCAGATGCGCAGTCTGTTCCCACGCACCACACTCCTCACGGTCAAAGGCTCGGGACACTGGGTGCATTCGGAGAAACCGCGGGAGTTCGTCTCAGCGCTGACGGCATTCCTCAGCCGACCCTGA